A genomic region of Methanothermobacter sp. CaT2 contains the following coding sequences:
- a CDS encoding dihydroorotate dehydrogenase: MLETSICNIELRNPTILAAGVMGSMASSLNRIYRGGAGAVVTKSFSLNPNPGYRNPTTVEVTGGVINAIGLSNPGVEAFREELKLVDEEVPLIASVYGASPEEFASAAASVEEYADMIELNVSCPHAMAGCGASIGQDPELTFRVVSAVKDAVDVPVSTKLTPNVTDIVEIAGSAEEAGSDALTLINSLGPGMKIDIKTARPILSNAFGGMSGPAIKPVAVRCVYDVYRSVDIPIMGVGGVRDFQDAVEFLFAGARAVQVGTAIMYDGPEVFMKICRGLEAFMMAEGFSSVDEMVGLAHD, encoded by the coding sequence ATGCTTGAGACCAGCATATGTAATATTGAACTCCGGAACCCGACCATACTGGCTGCAGGGGTCATGGGTAGCATGGCATCGTCCCTTAACAGGATTTACCGTGGGGGTGCAGGGGCTGTTGTGACCAAGTCCTTCTCACTCAACCCCAACCCTGGATACAGAAATCCCACAACCGTGGAGGTCACAGGCGGGGTCATAAACGCAATTGGACTCTCAAACCCAGGTGTTGAGGCATTCAGGGAGGAGCTGAAGCTGGTGGATGAGGAGGTACCTCTGATAGCATCAGTCTATGGAGCCTCACCCGAGGAATTTGCCTCAGCAGCGGCTTCAGTGGAGGAATACGCTGACATGATTGAACTGAACGTCTCCTGCCCCCACGCCATGGCAGGATGCGGAGCCTCAATCGGACAGGACCCTGAACTGACCTTCAGGGTTGTTTCTGCTGTTAAGGATGCAGTGGACGTCCCGGTATCCACGAAGCTCACACCAAACGTCACAGACATCGTTGAGATAGCAGGGAGCGCTGAGGAGGCTGGTTCAGACGCCCTTACCCTCATAAACTCCCTTGGCCCCGGGATGAAGATCGATATAAAGACCGCAAGGCCCATACTCTCCAATGCCTTCGGAGGCATGTCAGGCCCGGCAATAAAACCCGTCGCGGTCAGATGCGTCTATGACGTTTACCGCAGCGTGGATATCCCCATAATGGGTGTGGGAGGTGTCAGGGACTTCCAGGATGCAGTCGAGTTCCTCTTTGCAGGTGCAAGGGCTGTTCAGGTTGGAACAGCCATAATGTATGATGGCCCCGAGGTTTTCATGAAGATATGCAGGGGCCTTGAGGCCTTCATGATGGCCGAAGGATTCTCATCGGTGGATGAGATGGTGGGGCTGGCACATGATTAG
- a CDS encoding NOP5/NOP56 family protein, with protein sequence MKCYLTGCIAGPLAFSEDLELIDYEPFPVDEIPGRLAESQMGGVSPEERIMLERLTPEYDEVVVEASPSPEYAGFRNLRFEVPSRAGVHLRENLEDILAEILDMPAGDFIHDALMSVARERLRESLRETDRFIIQSINALDELDEETGKLIERLREWYSLHFPELDGIKSHEQYVELIAEYGDRDQILKNFRMDVDESLGSDITSEDLHILRGLAESIRGLQRLREETERYIDIKMEKLAPNLRALAGSNVGARLIAHAGGLRELAMLPSSTIQVLGAEKALFRHLKSGAKPPKHGVIFQHPSIRSSPWWIRGKVARLLAGKIAIAVRKDVFSREFDPGIVESFNERFEAIKSDNPKPPARKKGFRRKRK encoded by the coding sequence ATGAAGTGTTATCTTACAGGTTGCATTGCAGGTCCTCTTGCCTTCAGTGAAGATCTGGAGCTCATAGATTATGAACCTTTCCCGGTTGATGAAATCCCCGGAAGGCTTGCTGAGTCACAGATGGGTGGTGTTTCACCGGAGGAGAGGATTATGCTCGAGAGGCTCACCCCTGAATACGATGAGGTTGTGGTTGAGGCCTCCCCCTCTCCGGAGTATGCCGGGTTCAGGAACCTCAGATTTGAGGTTCCAAGCAGGGCAGGCGTCCACCTCAGGGAGAACCTTGAGGACATCCTGGCAGAAATCCTTGATATGCCCGCCGGGGACTTCATACATGACGCCCTCATGTCGGTTGCACGTGAAAGGCTGAGGGAGTCCCTCCGGGAGACAGACAGGTTCATAATACAGTCCATAAATGCCCTTGATGAACTTGATGAGGAGACCGGGAAGCTCATAGAAAGGTTGAGAGAATGGTACTCCCTCCACTTCCCTGAACTCGACGGTATTAAGAGTCATGAACAGTACGTTGAGCTCATTGCAGAGTACGGTGACCGGGACCAGATACTGAAAAATTTCAGGATGGACGTTGATGAGAGTCTTGGCTCAGATATCACCTCCGAGGACCTCCACATCCTCAGGGGCCTTGCAGAGAGTATAAGGGGTCTTCAGAGGCTGAGGGAGGAGACAGAGAGGTACATTGACATCAAGATGGAGAAGCTTGCCCCCAACCTCAGGGCCCTTGCAGGGTCAAATGTTGGTGCGAGGCTCATTGCCCATGCCGGGGGATTGAGGGAACTTGCCATGCTACCATCCTCCACAATACAGGTCCTTGGAGCTGAGAAGGCCCTCTTCAGACACCTGAAATCCGGTGCAAAGCCACCGAAGCATGGGGTTATATTCCAGCACCCCTCGATAAGGTCATCCCCCTGGTGGATCAGGGGAAAGGTTGCAAGGCTGCTGGCGGGTAAGATAGCCATCGCAGTTAGAAAGGACGTTTTCAGCAGAGAATTTGATCCGGGAATAGTTGAATCATTCAATGAGAGGTTTGAAGCCATTAAAAGTGATAACCCGAAGCCCCCGGCAAGGAAGAAGGGTTTCAGAAGGAAGAGGAAATGA
- a CDS encoding fibrillarin-like rRNA/tRNA 2'-O-methyltransferase: MYAVKEVKGIDGVFIMNNSLLTINPNPGVKVYGERIIEWGGREYRVWDPRRSKLAAAILNGLRGFSLNSDSRVLYLGASAGTTASHISDIVTDGRVYCIEFSPRMMRELLGVCESRKNMAPLLEDASRPLSYLRMVEAADLVYCDVAQPDQTRLFTENMNCFLKRDGYGLIMIKARSIDVTRSPRKIFREEVGKLESSGFRIIDQVGLNPYEKDHMAVLVKRDV; this comes from the coding sequence GTGTATGCTGTGAAGGAAGTTAAGGGTATTGATGGTGTCTTTATCATGAACAACTCCCTCCTCACCATTAACCCCAACCCCGGTGTGAAGGTCTATGGTGAGAGGATCATTGAGTGGGGCGGCCGGGAGTACCGGGTCTGGGATCCCCGGCGCTCCAAGCTTGCTGCGGCCATACTTAACGGTCTGCGGGGTTTCAGTCTGAATTCAGACTCCAGGGTTCTCTATCTGGGTGCATCGGCCGGGACAACTGCCTCACACATATCTGATATCGTCACGGATGGGAGGGTCTACTGCATCGAATTCTCTCCCAGGATGATGCGGGAACTCCTGGGTGTGTGTGAATCCAGAAAAAACATGGCCCCCCTCCTTGAGGATGCCTCAAGACCCCTCAGTTACCTCAGGATGGTTGAGGCCGCTGATCTCGTGTACTGCGATGTTGCACAGCCTGACCAGACCAGGTTATTCACTGAGAATATGAATTGCTTCCTGAAGAGGGATGGTTATGGACTCATAATGATAAAGGCCCGGAGCATAGATGTTACAAGAAGTCCCAGAAAGATCTTCCGGGAGGAAGTAGGGAAGCTTGAGTCTTCTGGTTTCAGAATAATTGATCAGGTGGGTCTCAATCCCTACGAAAAGGATCATATGGCGGTTCTGGTTAAAAGGGATGTTTAG
- the coaBC gene encoding bifunctional phosphopantothenoylcysteine decarboxylase/phosphopantothenate--cysteine ligase CoaBC, whose amino-acid sequence MEIILCVTGSVAAIEAVKLARELGRQGAEVKCFMSEDACRIIHPYAMEFATGSKPVLELTGEIEHVKYAGADLILVAPATANIIGKLAYRLADNPISSLLLTASGMGTPIVMVPSMHEAMYAAAAENIMRLKEEGVIFIEPRMDEGKAKFPDIDTIVLEAMRQTSRQRLQGKRVLVSLGGTYEPIDPVRGITNRSSGKMGLAIARRAYIEGADVTVVAGTVSVEIPPQLRSFRAETAEEMAERVRELVADHDVFISAAAVADFKPVYTERKISSSEEFSVELRPNPKVIGIAREINPEAFIVGFKAEYDVDDEALVESARKQIRESGVDMVVANDVSVGGFGSDRNRAIIVSDMVTELPLMEKDELASIIIDEVIRKVGDSLDQLL is encoded by the coding sequence ATGGAGATCATACTGTGCGTCACAGGGAGTGTTGCAGCCATCGAGGCGGTGAAGCTTGCAAGGGAGCTTGGGAGGCAGGGAGCCGAGGTTAAGTGCTTCATGAGCGAGGACGCCTGCCGGATAATACACCCCTATGCAATGGAATTTGCAACCGGAAGCAAACCTGTACTGGAACTTACAGGGGAAATTGAGCACGTTAAATACGCAGGCGCTGACCTGATCCTTGTGGCGCCGGCAACAGCCAACATTATAGGTAAACTGGCATACAGGCTGGCTGATAACCCCATATCGTCCCTCCTCCTCACAGCATCAGGCATGGGCACCCCAATTGTCATGGTGCCCTCAATGCATGAGGCCATGTATGCCGCCGCAGCCGAGAATATCATGAGGCTGAAGGAAGAGGGAGTTATCTTTATTGAGCCCCGCATGGATGAGGGAAAGGCCAAGTTCCCGGACATTGACACCATAGTACTCGAGGCAATGAGACAGACCTCCAGACAGAGACTGCAGGGTAAAAGGGTCCTTGTGAGTCTTGGGGGGACCTATGAACCCATAGACCCCGTCAGAGGGATTACAAACAGGAGTTCAGGGAAGATGGGTCTCGCCATAGCAAGGAGGGCCTACATAGAGGGCGCTGATGTCACGGTTGTGGCCGGCACCGTATCTGTGGAGATACCCCCACAGTTAAGATCCTTCCGGGCAGAGACAGCAGAGGAGATGGCCGAAAGGGTCAGGGAACTCGTTGCTGATCACGATGTATTCATATCTGCGGCTGCAGTGGCTGACTTCAAGCCGGTCTACACTGAGAGAAAGATATCATCCTCAGAGGAGTTTTCAGTTGAACTCAGACCCAACCCCAAGGTAATAGGGATCGCAAGGGAGATTAATCCTGAAGCGTTCATCGTTGGATTCAAGGCAGAGTATGATGTGGACGATGAGGCACTGGTGGAATCTGCAAGGAAACAGATAAGGGAATCAGGTGTTGATATGGTGGTTGCCAACGACGTGTCCGTTGGGGGTTTTGGCTCAGACAGGAACCGGGCCATCATTGTCTCAGACATGGTAACCGAGCTTCCCCTTATGGAAAAGGATGAACTTGCGTCCATCATAATTGATGAAGTGATAAGGAAGGTTGGAGACAGCCTGGACCAGTTATTATAG